One region of Marivirga arenosa genomic DNA includes:
- a CDS encoding type IX secretion system plug protein, which produces MKLNLKILITVLGIAFLLFRCVPVNQSTYDNSNTNRYYPDLKYINTSYKEQIRTVQLVKFRASQMISTNNPVLELGKNERLVLTFDDINDQQQQYFAKIYHCNKDWSGKSNLQAMDYLEEFNQFPIREFEFSFDTKLGYIHYEWMVPEVKLSGNYLIVVNNGNDERDIVLSERFMVYENKAGINYKISTPNVVTKRRTHQELEFEVGLGNINVLNPATDIQAVIRQNSNWIYSKVAPDPLRISNGNNQLTYKFYNGELTFPGNNEYRFFDISTVNFKGNGVTNINKESKPISITLNIDQERNLQAYREWQDRNGTFAIGNRERQNTALVSDYFLTEFRLEYPRIEEEIYVVGEFNNWHINNDSRMKFNPNTGIYYNNILLKQGYYEYSYLIKNDKTTSVEGDFYATENDYDILIYYHSPQLRYDRLIGYTQFNSRAAQ; this is translated from the coding sequence ATGAAACTAAATTTAAAAATTTTAATTACCGTATTGGGAATCGCTTTTTTACTATTTCGTTGTGTCCCAGTAAACCAGTCTACTTATGATAATTCAAATACAAATAGATATTATCCCGATTTAAAATACATTAATACTAGCTATAAAGAACAAATAAGAACTGTACAACTAGTGAAATTCCGAGCATCACAGATGATTTCTACTAATAATCCCGTTTTGGAATTAGGCAAAAATGAAAGACTAGTCTTAACGTTTGACGACATCAACGACCAACAACAGCAGTATTTTGCAAAAATTTACCATTGCAATAAAGATTGGAGTGGTAAAAGTAATCTACAAGCAATGGACTATTTAGAAGAGTTTAACCAATTCCCGATCCGAGAGTTCGAATTTTCATTTGATACAAAATTAGGCTATATCCACTATGAATGGATGGTTCCAGAAGTAAAGTTATCGGGAAATTATTTAATAGTAGTAAATAATGGTAATGATGAAAGGGATATTGTATTGAGTGAACGTTTTATGGTTTATGAAAATAAAGCAGGAATAAATTATAAAATTTCTACACCTAATGTCGTAACAAAAAGAAGGACTCATCAAGAACTAGAATTTGAAGTTGGATTAGGAAATATTAATGTCTTAAATCCTGCTACTGATATTCAGGCCGTAATTCGCCAAAACAGCAACTGGATTTATTCAAAAGTAGCCCCAGACCCATTAAGAATATCTAATGGAAATAATCAACTTACTTATAAATTTTATAATGGTGAATTAACATTCCCTGGCAATAATGAATATAGATTCTTTGATATATCTACTGTGAATTTCAAAGGAAATGGAGTTACAAACATCAATAAAGAATCAAAACCTATTAGCATTACACTAAATATAGATCAAGAAAGAAATTTACAGGCATACAGAGAATGGCAAGACCGAAATGGTACATTTGCTATTGGAAATAGAGAAAGACAAAATACAGCGCTAGTTTCTGATTATTTTTTAACAGAATTTAGACTTGAATATCCTCGAATAGAAGAAGAAATTTATGTTGTAGGAGAATTTAATAATTGGCATATCAATAATGACAGTAGAATGAAGTTCAATCCTAATACTGGAATTTATTATAATAATATTCTTTTAAAACAAGGTTATTACGAATACAGCTACCTTATTAAAAATGACAAAACAACTAGTGTAGAAGGAGATTTCTATGCTACCGAAAATGACTATGATATCTTAATATACTATCATAGTCCTCAATTGAGGTATGATAGATTAATTGGGTATACTCAGTTTAATTCTCGAGCTGCCCAGTAA
- a CDS encoding RNA polymerase sigma factor, whose product MPKTTELIKGCQKGNRKSQYELYQQFSSGMMAVAMRYSKSTLEAEDILQEGFIKVFENIKKFRGDSSIGYWIKRIIINTALNHQRSKLYLYPMVDVEEIREGVDSLSVDNLAVEDLMELVQNLPTGCQVIFNLYAIEGYQHKEIAKMLDISIGTSKSQYARARKILIEQIEKQSKWGNERFQ is encoded by the coding sequence ATGCCTAAAACCACAGAACTTATTAAGGGTTGCCAAAAAGGTAACAGAAAGAGTCAATATGAGCTCTACCAGCAGTTTTCCTCAGGGATGATGGCGGTAGCTATGCGCTATTCTAAATCAACCTTAGAGGCAGAAGACATTCTGCAAGAAGGCTTTATTAAGGTATTTGAAAATATTAAGAAGTTCAGAGGTGATTCAAGTATAGGCTATTGGATTAAAAGAATTATCATCAATACTGCACTAAACCATCAGAGAAGTAAATTATATCTTTATCCGATGGTTGACGTTGAGGAAATTAGAGAAGGAGTTGACTCTCTTTCGGTAGATAATTTGGCAGTAGAAGATCTTATGGAATTAGTTCAAAATTTGCCAACTGGTTGTCAGGTTATTTTCAACTTATATGCAATAGAAGGTTATCAGCATAAGGAAATTGCAAAGATGCTTGATATAAGTATAGGAACTTCAAAATCACAGTACGCCAGAGCAAGAAAAATATTAATAGAACAAATTGAAAAGCAAAGTAAGTGGGGGAATGAAAGATTTCAATAA
- a CDS encoding outer membrane beta-barrel protein, producing MKDFNKDNFNNSIRKKFAQAEVQPGNGVWEAIEADLLKQDNRRMQKRAAFYRNLAAAVIFIALISIYFNLQDFTIGNKNSTQTSIIPIELNDDNAQLTVSDNDIVVSQPEAGNKSKSQFVDNGRQNRNQFALIGDKQNQNKKGAILVAKNDNFDNELNQIFVPKSSNSIASLDKLDSRTPMDFKLPEFEIEVNEVTYFAVSEIVNKEKSGLSWNTNLNLGSGNFNPNSEITETPVFSTVSSLNNPGTSGRTTAEFMDVVNEEREAVENSSSAPMEGSLSFTFGVNFGVLLNERWNIRSGVQYGSYRSSSMSSTVLRDRNSDELYPYHGASSSTEISDGRVVNVTSEYDLYNDFQIFTVPLMASYKIIDRKFDVSLVAGLSADVIVSNTLKGATEKINEVRFDRKDRQSYKNMFASSLAGLEISYPFSEKYAVSVMPTYKRALSNITSENATFNSTPSFVGLNMSLNYMF from the coding sequence ATGAAAGATTTCAATAAAGATAATTTTAATAACTCAATCCGTAAAAAGTTTGCGCAAGCTGAAGTACAGCCAGGTAATGGTGTATGGGAAGCTATTGAAGCAGATCTTTTAAAGCAGGATAATAGAAGAATGCAAAAAAGAGCTGCTTTTTATAGAAATCTTGCGGCTGCAGTTATATTCATTGCTTTGATTTCTATCTATTTCAATCTTCAAGACTTTACAATCGGAAATAAAAATAGCACACAAACTTCTATAATCCCGATAGAGTTGAATGATGATAATGCTCAATTAACTGTAAGTGATAACGATATAGTTGTAAGTCAACCTGAGGCAGGAAATAAATCTAAAAGTCAGTTCGTGGATAATGGCAGACAAAATAGGAATCAGTTTGCATTGATTGGGGATAAGCAAAATCAGAATAAGAAAGGTGCCATACTAGTAGCAAAGAATGATAATTTTGATAATGAGTTAAATCAAATTTTTGTTCCCAAATCGTCTAATAGTATTGCTAGCCTAGACAAGCTTGATAGTAGAACCCCTATGGATTTTAAACTACCAGAATTTGAAATAGAAGTAAATGAGGTAACTTATTTTGCTGTTAGTGAAATTGTTAACAAAGAAAAATCAGGCCTTTCGTGGAATACCAATTTAAATTTAGGATCTGGTAATTTCAATCCTAATTCTGAAATAACAGAAACACCAGTGTTTTCAACAGTTTCTTCCTTAAACAACCCTGGAACCAGTGGTAGAACTACTGCAGAATTTATGGATGTTGTAAATGAAGAACGAGAAGCTGTGGAAAATTCAAGTTCTGCACCAATGGAAGGAAGCTTGTCCTTTACATTTGGTGTTAATTTTGGAGTGTTGTTAAATGAAAGATGGAATATTAGATCAGGTGTGCAATATGGATCTTACAGGTCATCATCTATGAGTAGTACTGTGTTAAGAGATAGAAATAGCGATGAACTATATCCTTATCATGGAGCCAGCAGCTCAACAGAAATTTCTGATGGGAGAGTAGTAAACGTTACTTCCGAATATGACCTTTATAATGATTTTCAGATATTCACTGTACCTTTAATGGCTTCATATAAAATAATTGATAGAAAGTTTGATGTTTCCCTTGTTGCTGGATTATCAGCTGATGTTATCGTTAGTAATACACTAAAGGGTGCTACTGAAAAAATAAATGAAGTTAGATTTGATAGAAAAGACAGGCAATCGTATAAAAATATGTTTGCCAGTAGTCTAGCAGGTTTGGAAATTAGTTATCCATTTAGTGAAAAATATGCAGTTAGTGTAATGCCTACTTATAAAAGAGCACTTTCAAATATCACATCTGAAAATGCTACTTTTAATAGTACTCCTTCATTTGTAGGTCTTAATATGAGTCTAAACTATATGTTTTAA
- a CDS encoding arsenate reductase family protein, with amino-acid sequence MHIVYIHMDNEMKKSDMELKFIYNKNQIKEREALAYAESIDQHYINEIDIEKVYLTERQWAEIAQKLGVEIQDLINTNNDYYQDILKGKEFDEDDLLTLIKDHPQIVKTPILESKASAKFIKSPYDLNELDMAFKEIKGEYANKGESDD; translated from the coding sequence ATGCATATAGTATATATACATATGGATAATGAAATGAAAAAATCAGATATGGAACTCAAATTCATTTATAATAAAAATCAAATTAAAGAGAGAGAAGCTTTAGCATATGCTGAATCAATTGATCAACATTATATAAATGAAATTGATATTGAAAAGGTTTATTTAACGGAAAGACAATGGGCAGAAATTGCTCAAAAGCTTGGTGTAGAAATCCAAGATTTAATCAATACTAATAATGACTATTATCAAGATATTCTAAAGGGAAAAGAATTTGATGAAGATGATTTATTAACCTTAATTAAAGATCATCCTCAAATAGTAAAGACTCCGATTTTAGAATCGAAAGCTTCTGCAAAATTCATTAAATCTCCTTACGATTTAAATGAATTGGATATGGCATTTAAAGAAATTAAAGGTGAATATGCCAATAAAGGAGAATCAGATGATTAA
- a CDS encoding DUF6048 family protein, whose product MLKSKLILLILLSFSLILTKVSAQDSTAVNTTEKDKKVAQTLSLGIAFDYLKLHTLLIDESQKWEGALNLKFFDKVSAIGEYGIAELRPEEAYNNADYISSGKYYRVGVDYHLTVIPNNFLLLGLRYAQASFDETISYEIENPVFPNETNELSRPNLKATWFEFVMSSEKNVRRLFGTEIPDILSAGFKFRLKYLQEYDNFDIVKVKNIPGYGRTNIALNPEFNLYIKFRIPLF is encoded by the coding sequence ATGTTGAAATCTAAATTAATCCTACTTATACTATTAAGCTTTTCCTTAATCTTAACAAAGGTTTCTGCTCAAGATTCAACTGCTGTTAATACCACTGAGAAAGATAAGAAGGTAGCTCAAACTTTAAGTTTAGGTATTGCATTTGATTATCTTAAATTACATACTTTATTGATTGATGAAAGCCAGAAGTGGGAAGGTGCACTTAATCTAAAGTTTTTTGATAAAGTATCGGCAATAGGAGAATATGGAATTGCAGAATTAAGGCCTGAAGAAGCATATAATAATGCAGATTATATCTCATCTGGTAAATATTACAGAGTGGGGGTAGATTATCACTTAACCGTTATACCTAACAATTTTCTACTTCTAGGATTAAGATATGCGCAAGCCTCTTTTGATGAAACGATTTCTTATGAAATAGAAAATCCAGTATTCCCTAATGAAACAAATGAATTATCAAGACCAAACTTAAAAGCTACTTGGTTTGAATTCGTAATGTCCTCAGAAAAAAATGTTAGAAGATTATTTGGCACAGAAATTCCAGACATTTTATCTGCTGGATTTAAATTCAGACTGAAATATCTTCAAGAATATGACAATTTTGATATAGTAAAAGTAAAGAATATACCTGGTTACGGAAGAACCAATATTGCACTAAATCCTGAATTTAACCTATATATTAAATTTAGAATTCCGCTATTTTAA
- a CDS encoding DUF4159 domain-containing protein → MIKKFSLTILLSSILSFAYSQDIKIAKLKYNGGGDWYANKTALPNLLNFCEEELKIPFDNKNYVVEVGSNEIYQYPYVYMTGHGNVVFSDNEAQNLRNYLISGGFLHIDDNYGLDQFIRLEMKKVFPESDFVEIPFDHPIYHQKFDFDDGLPKIHEHDGKPAQGFGIIHEGRVVCFYSYESDLGNGWEDPSIHKDPESVRQKALKMGANIISFAFTQD, encoded by the coding sequence ATGATTAAAAAATTTTCATTAACAATATTACTTTCTTCAATTCTAAGCTTTGCCTATTCTCAGGACATTAAAATTGCGAAGCTCAAATATAATGGAGGAGGAGATTGGTATGCCAACAAAACAGCTCTGCCCAACCTTCTTAATTTCTGTGAAGAAGAATTAAAGATTCCTTTTGATAATAAAAACTATGTAGTTGAAGTGGGAAGTAATGAAATTTATCAATACCCATATGTGTATATGACTGGACATGGAAATGTTGTTTTTTCAGATAATGAAGCCCAAAACCTTAGGAATTATCTAATATCAGGAGGCTTTTTACATATAGACGATAATTATGGACTAGATCAATTTATCAGATTAGAAATGAAAAAGGTTTTTCCTGAATCTGATTTTGTTGAGATCCCTTTCGATCATCCTATCTACCATCAAAAATTTGATTTTGACGATGGTTTGCCCAAAATTCATGAGCATGATGGAAAACCAGCGCAAGGCTTTGGCATTATTCATGAAGGCAGAGTTGTATGCTTTTATTCCTATGAAAGTGATTTAGGGAATGGTTGGGAGGATCCAAGTATTCATAAAGATCCTGAGTCAGTAAGACAAAAAGCTTTAAAAATGGGAGCTAATATTATAAGTTTTGCCTTCACGCAGGATTAA
- a CDS encoding HAD family hydrolase, whose product MHPLFSNKKAIIFDMDGVIINNISYHIEALQLFLKQFGKIVTNEEFQNQYNGRTIQEVILELKPNATHSEVMELAEEKEKIYRDLYRKDLAPTKGLLEFLEDAKKQGLKMAVATSAITANADFTLDGLDIRSYFDAVIDSTMVIKGKPDPQIYLKAAEELNISPENCVVLEDALAGIQSAKNAGMDVIGLYTSLKKEELPDDVKLKAKDFTELI is encoded by the coding sequence ATGCACCCATTATTCTCCAATAAAAAAGCCATCATATTCGATATGGATGGTGTGATCATCAATAATATTTCGTATCACATTGAAGCTTTACAACTATTCTTAAAACAATTCGGTAAAATCGTTACCAATGAGGAATTTCAAAATCAATATAATGGTAGAACCATTCAAGAGGTTATATTGGAGTTAAAACCGAACGCTACACATTCAGAAGTGATGGAATTAGCAGAGGAAAAAGAGAAGATTTACCGTGACTTGTACCGTAAAGATTTAGCTCCCACAAAAGGATTGCTTGAGTTTTTAGAAGATGCCAAAAAACAAGGATTAAAAATGGCAGTCGCTACTTCTGCCATTACTGCAAATGCAGATTTCACTTTAGATGGCTTAGATATACGAAGCTATTTTGATGCAGTAATTGATAGCACTATGGTAATAAAAGGAAAGCCTGATCCTCAGATTTATTTAAAAGCAGCTGAAGAACTGAATATTTCTCCGGAAAATTGCGTTGTGTTAGAAGATGCATTAGCAGGTATACAATCCGCTAAAAATGCAGGAATGGACGTCATAGGATTATATACTTCTCTTAAAAAGGAAGAATTGCCTGATGATGTTAAATTAAAAGCAAAAGACTTTACTGAATTGATTTAA
- the dprA gene encoding DNA-processing protein DprA, translating to MNAEEKALMSLHLIPKIGNVTIKNLISYCGSAQAVLNLPYSKLIKVPGIGKKTIDSLKSAEITDFAEKEYLKAKQQNVGIISYTDQNYPYRLKQIPDAPILLYTKGNFPLNAKQPTIAIVGTRNATEYGKRLTEEIVKKLSPLNPIILSGLAYGIDIYAHRAALKNQLSTYAVLGSGIDVIYPSAHKASVNEMLNSGGIISEQAFGAKPDAFNFPARNRIIAGMADLVIVVEAAKKGGALITAELANSYDREVAAFPGRIGDKYSEGCNKLIKQHKAHLVETVDDILYVMNWELEKQAEIKQKVIDLSILSQDEQNVINTLLQNNKELSIDILSIKSQISLNKLAGILLNLEMQGLIKSLPGNRFKMA from the coding sequence ATGAATGCCGAAGAAAAGGCATTGATGAGCCTTCATCTTATCCCCAAAATTGGAAATGTCACCATCAAAAATTTAATCAGCTATTGTGGCTCTGCACAAGCTGTATTGAATCTTCCCTATTCTAAACTTATCAAGGTTCCTGGAATTGGTAAAAAAACAATTGACAGTTTAAAAAGTGCTGAAATTACTGACTTTGCAGAAAAAGAATATCTAAAAGCCAAACAGCAAAATGTCGGAATCATTAGTTATACTGATCAAAACTATCCTTACAGATTAAAGCAAATCCCAGATGCTCCGATTCTTTTATATACAAAAGGTAATTTCCCTTTAAATGCTAAACAACCCACAATAGCAATTGTGGGTACTCGAAATGCTACGGAATATGGTAAAAGATTAACGGAAGAGATAGTAAAAAAGCTAAGTCCTTTAAACCCCATTATTTTAAGTGGATTAGCATATGGAATTGATATTTATGCGCACAGGGCTGCTCTTAAGAATCAATTATCTACTTATGCTGTATTAGGCTCTGGAATTGATGTTATTTACCCATCTGCTCATAAAGCAAGCGTAAATGAAATGCTGAATTCAGGTGGAATCATTAGTGAACAAGCTTTTGGAGCAAAGCCTGATGCATTTAATTTCCCTGCCAGAAATAGAATTATTGCAGGAATGGCCGACTTAGTGATTGTAGTGGAAGCTGCCAAAAAAGGCGGTGCTTTAATTACAGCTGAATTAGCTAATTCATACGACCGAGAAGTGGCTGCATTTCCAGGAAGAATCGGGGACAAATATTCCGAGGGATGTAATAAGCTTATAAAACAGCATAAAGCGCATTTAGTAGAGACAGTGGATGACATTTTATACGTAATGAACTGGGAGCTGGAAAAGCAAGCCGAGATTAAACAAAAAGTAATTGATTTAAGTATTTTAAGTCAAGACGAGCAAAATGTAATTAATACCCTTCTTCAAAACAATAAAGAGTTATCTATAGATATTTTAAGTATTAAAAGTCAAATAAGTCTAAATAAATTAGCAGGAATACTCTTGAATTTAGAAATGCAAGGATTGATAAAATCGCTACCTGGAAATAGGTTTAAAATGGCATAA
- a CDS encoding MerR family transcriptional regulator has translation MPYKEKTIEKKYYTIGEVAEQFDVATSLIRFWEGEFDIIKPKKNRKGNRQFTKEDIENVKLIYHLVKEKGFTLQGAKDMLKNDSNEVRDKMEMLDSLRKIRTFLTEIKENI, from the coding sequence GTGCCATATAAGGAAAAAACCATAGAGAAAAAATACTACACCATTGGTGAAGTAGCTGAACAATTTGATGTTGCCACCTCATTAATTCGTTTTTGGGAGGGGGAATTTGATATTATCAAGCCTAAAAAGAATAGAAAAGGTAATAGACAATTCACAAAAGAAGACATTGAAAATGTAAAGCTCATTTATCACTTGGTGAAGGAAAAAGGCTTTACCTTACAAGGTGCAAAAGATATGCTTAAAAATGATTCTAATGAGGTAAGAGATAAAATGGAAATGCTCGATTCATTGAGAAAAATAAGAACCTTTTTAACCGAGATTAAAGAGAATATTTAA
- a CDS encoding CapA family protein — MINRLFIFIAFIFIFSACKTSQTVQSSKNDVNKEELREELDPKPSESLVDTTKIESKDTVKIQEEVDLAIYPKEQDTISLIGVGDIMIGTNFPHEGYLPQDSGKYMLSSVDHVLRDADLTFGNQEGVILNEGGEAKHCSDPSVCYIFRSPEYLAQHYVDAGIDMMSLANNHAGDFGETGRKNTMRVLDSLGIYHAGQLAQPYTIFEKDRVSYGFAAFSPNNGTQSINDLETAKGIIKHLDSLTDVIIVSFHGGAEGKKYQHVTREREYFYGENRGNVYEFAHALIDEGADVIFGHGPHVARAIEVYKNRFIAYSLGNFATYGRFNLRGENGLAPIAKIWITDDGHFINGKIISAVQKGAGIPEIDISHKAAQKIKELTEQDFEDSKILIDPEGNIRYIQDQF; from the coding sequence ATGATTAATAGACTATTTATCTTTATTGCTTTTATATTTATTTTTTCAGCATGTAAAACAAGTCAAACTGTTCAAAGCTCAAAAAATGATGTAAATAAAGAGGAATTAAGAGAAGAGCTAGATCCAAAGCCTTCAGAGTCATTAGTCGATACCACTAAAATAGAGTCAAAAGATACCGTTAAAATTCAGGAAGAGGTAGACCTTGCCATTTATCCTAAGGAACAGGATACTATTAGCTTAATTGGAGTTGGTGATATCATGATCGGTACCAATTTCCCTCATGAAGGTTACTTACCGCAAGATTCAGGAAAATACATGCTTTCTTCTGTAGATCATGTTTTAAGAGATGCAGACTTAACTTTCGGAAATCAGGAAGGAGTTATCTTGAATGAAGGAGGAGAAGCAAAGCATTGTTCAGATCCTTCAGTATGCTATATTTTTAGAAGTCCTGAATACCTAGCACAACATTATGTGGATGCTGGGATTGATATGATGAGCCTTGCAAATAATCACGCTGGTGATTTTGGTGAAACAGGAAGAAAAAATACAATGCGAGTTCTAGACAGCCTCGGTATTTACCATGCAGGCCAATTGGCTCAACCTTATACAATTTTTGAAAAAGATAGAGTAAGCTATGGTTTTGCAGCCTTCTCACCGAATAATGGAACACAAAGCATAAATGATTTGGAGACTGCAAAAGGAATAATCAAGCATTTAGATAGTTTGACTGATGTTATTATTGTGTCTTTCCATGGTGGGGCTGAAGGAAAAAAATATCAGCATGTAACCAGAGAAAGAGAATATTTCTATGGTGAAAATAGAGGAAACGTATATGAATTTGCACATGCCCTTATAGATGAAGGTGCTGATGTTATTTTTGGCCATGGGCCCCATGTTGCCAGAGCCATTGAGGTATATAAAAACAGATTTATTGCTTACAGTTTAGGGAACTTCGCTACCTACGGAAGATTTAATTTAAGAGGCGAAAATGGATTAGCTCCAATCGCAAAAATCTGGATAACGGATGATGGACATTTTATAAACGGAAAAATTATTTCAGCAGTCCAAAAGGGTGCTGGAATACCTGAGATAGATATAAGCCATAAGGCTGCACAAAAAATTAAAGAATTAACTGAACAAGATTTCGAGGATTCTAAAATTTTAATTGACCCCGAAGGTAATATTCGCTATATTCAAGATCAATTTTAA
- a CDS encoding M23 family metallopeptidase, translating into MARIKYYYDTETCRYERVKVSKWDIFLNLLGFLSVSLILAVGIIIGYNAYFDSPKEAQLKKENKELQFYYEMMEKEVNNVQKVLSSLQERDDEVYRNIMGAEPIPSSIRSAGVGGAERYKNIIESELERENLILGMMQELDKVKKQMYIQTKSYDEILEMAENKEEMMASIPAIQPIPNKELKRLASGYGMRMHPILKVVRMHEGCDFSAPRGTPIYATGDGEVVLVRTTFGGFGKLVVIDHGYGFVTKYAHMSSFNVKRGDKVKRGDCIGFVGTTGTSTAPHLHYEIHKDGSPINPVHYFYQDVSDEEYEKLLELSSRENQSLG; encoded by the coding sequence ATGGCAAGAATTAAATACTATTACGATACAGAAACTTGTAGATACGAGCGAGTAAAAGTATCAAAGTGGGACATTTTTTTGAATTTACTGGGCTTTTTGTCTGTCTCGCTAATTTTAGCAGTAGGTATTATAATTGGTTATAATGCTTATTTTGACTCTCCAAAAGAGGCTCAATTGAAAAAAGAGAACAAAGAACTTCAATTCTATTATGAAATGATGGAAAAAGAAGTAAATAATGTTCAGAAGGTATTATCCTCTTTACAAGAAAGAGATGATGAAGTATACCGTAATATAATGGGAGCTGAACCTATCCCTTCTAGCATTAGATCTGCTGGTGTTGGGGGTGCTGAGCGTTACAAAAATATTATTGAAAGTGAATTAGAGCGTGAAAATCTTATTCTTGGCATGATGCAGGAATTGGATAAGGTGAAGAAGCAAATGTACATCCAAACAAAATCTTATGATGAGATTTTAGAGATGGCTGAGAACAAAGAAGAAATGATGGCTTCTATACCTGCTATACAGCCTATCCCAAATAAAGAATTAAAAAGATTAGCCTCTGGTTACGGAATGAGAATGCATCCAATCCTAAAAGTAGTGAGAATGCACGAAGGCTGCGATTTCTCTGCTCCTAGAGGAACTCCAATTTATGCTACTGGCGATGGTGAAGTTGTATTAGTAAGAACAACCTTCGGTGGTTTCGGAAAATTAGTAGTGATAGACCATGGCTATGGTTTCGTTACTAAATATGCCCACATGTCATCATTCAATGTGAAAAGAGGTGATAAAGTGAAAAGAGGAGATTGTATTGGTTTTGTAGGCACTACAGGTACATCAACTGCTCCACACCTTCACTACGAAATTCATAAAGATGGCAGTCCTATCAATCCGGTTCACTATTTCTATCAGGATGTTTCGGATGAGGAATACGAAAAACTATTAGAATTATCATCTAGAGAAAATCAATCTTTAGGATAA